Part of the Triticum aestivum cultivar Chinese Spring chromosome 4D, IWGSC CS RefSeq v2.1, whole genome shotgun sequence genome is shown below.
TGCTTTCGTCCTCGCTCGCCGGCGCAGCCATTCGCCCTGGTTGGTCTCCgtccgggaggaggaggaggcgggcggcggcgccgatCGTGGTGGCGGACGAGTGATGTGAGGGGCAGAATCGTAAAATGGCTGCTTGGGGAGGTGGAACCCCCGTGAAACCCCCGTGAAACAGTGCAGACACGACTGGACTGTCGTCGAGCCGTGGTCAACTGCCATGCTAAAATCAGCCCACTCAATCAAAGATGATCGCTGCTACACAGCCGACGCTCAGTGGACGATTCTCAGACGATGCAACGCATCAAGCCATCCCTGGGTAGAGCAGAAGTGAATAACACCGTTCGATCCTCCCATCGTCCAAAGGTCGGCCGGCAACTGTCGTCCTTGCAGCAATTTCGATCAAACATCGAGTTTCTTTATTATCAAAAAAAGAATCAGGGATCGAGCTTAGGAAGAGATCCCTCCCTCCGGCTCTCGCACGCtagccaaaaataaaataaaaattgaaTACGTTTCGGATCCGCACAGAGCACGTACGGGTATTGTTTATAAAATCTTATCGCCAGGAAGATAAACCTCCTCTCAGGACCTAGTTGCAATTAGTCGGAAGAACTAcatgtcgccgccgccaccgcgtgcTGAAGCCTGTGCCGGCAGGGCGCGAGTCGTGGAGGTCTGGGCCCATAACCAGGAGGCGGAGCTGGCTCGCATCTCCGACCTCTTCAGGCCTTGTTTGGCACATGAGGTTTTCAAGCCCCAAAAGGGCTGGGGATTTGGTGAATCCCTCCCCTTCACCAATCCCATTTAATCCTCTACATTCCCTTCCATCCCCAACCCTAATAATCCCTTTCACATAAAACTGTTGTTTGGTAGGTGGGCAATATCCCCAGCCTTTCCCCTGCAAAAATATCCCTACCCTTTGAGTGCAAGCAGAATAAAAATGTGATTTTTAtcacaccaacaacaacaacagtacACCAATTTTTTGGCAGGTTGATCACAACAacacaacaaaataaaaaaatggtGTTTGGCAGGTTATCATAGCAAAATAATGATGATTTTGCAAGACTTTAAATCAAATAAAACAAGAATGTATCATCTGGGCTAAAGAAAGAGAATCGTGACAACAATTTATAACGATTCATCATAGCAGTTCACGCCAGAAGTTCattttttttatcattttgagGAATTGGCAACACTCAAAATCATCGTCTCGATCCATCAGAACTGCACCAGGTAGTCCACTAAAACTTTCTTCCTCTTTGGTCGCACAAGCGGCTTCTGCAGATCAGCCATGGCTGGAGGCTGACTTCTGAAATAAGAAGAGTATAAAGAAATGTACTTCCAATGAAGCAAAAATATATAGATGCAAAGAAGCAAACATAACTACTTCCAATGGACTGTGTGCATCCATTCCATTCCATTAGATCCCATAACTACTTCCAATGAAGCAGAAATATATAGATGTACAACTAGCTTTATTAGTATTGGATACTAGTAACAGTCCATGTAATACATGTACAAACTGTAGAGAGAAACAAGAAAGTTCTATGCACTCCATACCCAGGTGATAGGTGATCTCGTGCAACTTTTTATGCCAAAAGTATAACTGAAACCCAGAGATAAGAATTATCACTACCATGTACTAGTGTTTATAGATTGATAATTCTCAGCTACCACTACCAGTACCATGTATTGACCATATTAATTAGCAGCAGCTAAGCTAGGATGATTCATTGACAATAAGATCggggaataagaatcaactagcaGCTCACATGCACTACTCCTATTTTTATCATGCCATTCAAATTTTGCAAAACCTGAAGGCACACTAACGGCTGGATTACATGACAAAATAAAGCATCAATGAATTCTAAAATAAGTAACAACAAGCGACCTAGTTGTTACTACAGCTACTTCCTCACTCTTAATACTACACCTAGTTGTTACCACTGCTACTTTCTGAATAAGACATGAGAAATAGAATATATAGAAGAAAGATCACCTCTATTTAACAAGAAGATGAGAAAATCTTCGATTCACTTCCTCTGTCTCAGTTTCAGTATGTGCAACACCAGCAATCTGTGATGGCTCAGAAGTGGATGTGAAGTTATAATGGCCCTCGACAATGTGCACTAGGAAAAGAATGAAACTATCAACCAAGTAACTATAACTTCATAGCTAATTTAGATGTATGGATGCCGCTGAACTAACCATCATAGAGATCTCCTAATAGGTTGAAGAGAGGAAAAGGTTTGGACTTGAATTTATTTATCCTTGAACCAAATAACTGCAAAAAAACAAGGGGGGGGTAGAAGTTAAACAACTACGAGTAGAGAGTTAATAAAATGATATAACTAGTACAGTACTGAAATTAGGAAGAAAGCACTTACAATCGTCAGCTCATCCCAAAGATGCGCGTCAGCTTGTATCATGCACCTCATTTCATCCCAACCAACTCCACTTTGTTTACGCGCCTCCCTTAGCATTTTATACTCTCTCTTTATCTCCTTTTCCTTTTCTTGGAGTTGATACTTTGAGAATTTGACATAACTATGTCTAGCATGGAATATTCTAACCATCATATTCCAAACTTCACCACTCCATCCATTCCCCCCTCGGTGATAAGGAGTATTGTGCTCAAGAAGGATCTCCACCAAAGCCCTTTCAAGTTCTAGATTCCATTGGGCTCTGGATTTCAGATCTAAGGAAATAGAAAAGAAGAACTACAGTTCTACATTTGCATATAAGCATACAACTGTGATCTCAGTAGACAAGTTACAAATCTTAAAAGCCAAAGTCCAACAGATAGATGATACATACTAGTTCTCTATGATCCACAGTTTTGTGCAATCAGATATCTAATATATGGACTGTCTTGAACTAATAAAGAGACATTGTAACAATAGGATATGGGAATACCGTTTGGAGAATCCCTTTTGGTAATCTTCCGCGAATCCATTTTTGCTCCAAGCACAACTTTCCTTCCCCTTGCAGCTTGCACCAAGTTAAATTTGCTACTTGCGTCCATATATATTTTCCTAATGGACATCGCGGTTATATGAATCGAGAGACATGAATCAACAAAGTGACAATGCAAAGGAAGCAAGATTAAACAGAGGTAAAAGAAGTGATGTATATTAGGGAAATGCTACTGATCTTAACACATGTTCTTCGGGCTAATGAGGCTACTTGCTACTTGCGTCCATATATAACTATTTTACTAGTTTGTGCTAATTAGTTCAGCCCCTCGTCGAATGAATTATGTCAGCAATAAATAGTACGCCAACTAATAAAATTTCTAGTATCAAGTTACTATTAATGATGTGTACATTCCATCCACGATTGAGTTCAGAACTAAACAACATGGTCATCTGGATTGGTTTTGTAAAGATGTTCATCTGAAAAAGCATATTTAACCGAATCAAATCAAATACAGGTTTCAATATTATGCAAAAGCAAGAGGCACAGAACTAACATCCTATTTCTCTAGGACACGGAAAACAAAAAATATTCTTCTGCTTCACGTGATCCCTTGGGTACGCTATATTGTTCCTATTGATGTGTTGAGTCCAGATTCTAAAACTAAATCATGTTTGGTTCATTCGATAAGGAACGAGAGCCTAGCATCAATTCAAGATGCCAATGTCTATCTATCAGCATGAACAAAGT
Proteins encoded:
- the LOC123099581 gene encoding uncharacterized protein; protein product: MITMSTSAAVSVAAAAAVSSAAAAVGRLLPLLPRTSSPSPPRKIYMDASSKFNLVQAARGRKVVLGAKMDSRKITKRDSPNDLKSRAQWNLELERALVEILLEHNTPYHRGGNGWSGEVWNMMVRIFHARHSYVKFSKYQLQEKEKEIKREYKMLREARKQSGVGWDEMRCMIQADAHLWDELTILFGSRINKFKSKPFPLFNLLGDLYDVHIVEGHYNFTSTSEPSQIAGVAHTETETEEVNRRFSHLLVK